A genomic stretch from Serratia entomophila includes:
- a CDS encoding YraN family protein, with protein sequence MNRRATGAGYELLARRHLERAGLTFCAANVALYGGELDLIMRDGRTWVFVEVRYRRNDAFGGAAASVTHRKQQRLLHAAAVWLAGRGASFDTSPCRFDVLAITGSRLEWIPNAFNAD encoded by the coding sequence TTGAATCGACGCGCCACGGGGGCGGGCTATGAGTTATTGGCCCGCCGCCATCTGGAACGCGCCGGGCTTACCTTTTGCGCGGCCAACGTCGCGCTGTATGGCGGCGAGCTCGATCTGATCATGCGCGATGGCCGCACCTGGGTGTTCGTCGAAGTGCGTTACCGCCGCAACGACGCCTTCGGCGGCGCGGCCGCCAGCGTCACCCACCGCAAACAACAGCGGCTGCTGCACGCCGCCGCCGTCTGGCTGGCCGGCCGTGGCGCCAGCTTCGACACATCGCCTTGCCGTTTTGATGTTTTGGCCATTACCGGTAGCCGGTTAGAATGGATACCCAACGCCTTCAATGCGGATTAA
- a CDS encoding pirin family protein has product MITCRTAKQCGQADFGWLQARYTFSFGHYFDPKLMGYASLRVLNQEVLAPGASFQPRTYPNVDILNLILQGEAEYRDSDGNRVLAKAGEALLLATQQGLSYSEQNISGDTPLTRLQLWLDACPERNNERVQRLRLPAEGSLLLASPDGERGSLQLRQQVWIHHLDLQPGEQQTFTLNGPRAYLQSIHGTVAANGERHDEQRLTCGDGAFIHEENRLTVRAETPLRALLIDLPV; this is encoded by the coding sequence ATGATTACATGCAGAACAGCAAAACAATGCGGGCAAGCTGACTTTGGTTGGCTGCAGGCTCGCTACACCTTTTCCTTTGGCCACTACTTCGATCCCAAGCTGATGGGCTACGCCTCGCTGCGGGTGCTGAATCAGGAGGTGCTGGCGCCAGGCGCGTCGTTCCAGCCGCGCACCTACCCTAACGTGGATATCCTGAACCTGATCCTGCAGGGGGAAGCCGAATACCGCGACAGCGACGGCAACCGCGTGCTTGCCAAGGCCGGCGAAGCGCTGCTGTTGGCGACCCAGCAAGGGCTGAGTTACAGCGAGCAGAACATCAGCGGCGATACGCCGCTGACCCGCCTGCAGCTGTGGCTGGACGCCTGCCCGGAACGCAACAACGAGCGCGTACAGCGCCTGAGGTTGCCGGCGGAAGGCAGCCTGCTGCTGGCTTCGCCGGACGGCGAGCGGGGCAGCCTGCAGCTGCGCCAGCAGGTGTGGATCCACCATCTGGATCTGCAGCCGGGTGAGCAGCAGACCTTTACGCTGAACGGGCCGCGCGCCTACCTGCAGTCGATTCACGGCACCGTCGCCGCCAATGGCGAACGCCACGACGAACAGCGCCTGACCTGCGGCGACGGCGCTTTTATCCATGAAGAAAACCGCCTGACGGTGCGCGCCGAAACCCCGCTGCGCGCGCTGCTGATCGATCTGCCGGTGTAA
- a CDS encoding LysR family transcriptional regulator: MARDRALTLEALRVMDAIDRRGSFAAAADELGRVPSALSYTMQKLEEELDVVLFDRSGHRTKFTNVGRMLLERGRVLLEAADKLTTDAEALARGWETHLTIVSEALSPPSKLFPLIDKLALKANTQVSIFTEVLAGAWERLEQGRADIVIAPDMHFRASSEINTRKLYKVMSVYVAAPDHPIHLEPEPLSEVTRVKYRGIAVADTARERPVLTVQLLDKQQRLTVSTIEDKRLALLAGLGVATMPYPMVEKDIEAGRLRVVGPEYSREADIIMAWRRDSMGEAKAWFLREIPRLFAQQERQ; encoded by the coding sequence ATGGCCAGAGATCGGGCGTTAACGCTTGAGGCGTTAAGGGTTATGGATGCGATCGACCGACGCGGCAGCTTTGCTGCGGCAGCCGATGAGCTGGGCCGCGTGCCTTCGGCGCTCAGCTACACCATGCAAAAATTGGAAGAAGAATTGGACGTGGTGCTGTTCGACCGTTCCGGCCACCGCACCAAGTTCACCAACGTGGGGCGTATGCTGCTGGAGCGCGGCCGGGTGCTGCTGGAGGCGGCGGACAAGCTGACCACCGACGCCGAGGCGCTGGCGCGCGGCTGGGAAACTCACCTGACCATCGTCAGCGAAGCGCTGTCGCCGCCGAGTAAACTCTTCCCGCTGATCGACAAACTGGCGCTGAAGGCCAACACCCAGGTGTCGATCTTCACCGAAGTGCTGGCCGGCGCCTGGGAGCGGCTGGAGCAGGGGCGGGCCGACATCGTGATCGCCCCTGACATGCACTTTCGCGCCTCCTCGGAGATCAACACCCGCAAGCTGTACAAAGTGATGAGCGTTTATGTCGCTGCGCCGGACCACCCGATCCATCTGGAGCCGGAGCCGCTGTCTGAAGTGACGCGCGTGAAGTACCGCGGCATCGCGGTGGCCGATACCGCCCGTGAGCGCCCGGTGTTGACCGTGCAGCTGCTGGACAAGCAGCAGCGTCTGACGGTCAGCACCATCGAAGACAAGCGCCTGGCGCTGCTGGCCGGCTTGGGGGTGGCGACCATGCCGTACCCGATGGTGGAAAAAGACATCGAAGCCGGGCGGCTGCGGGTGGTGGGGCCGGAATACAGCCGCGAGGCCGATATCATCATGGCGTGGCGGCGCGACAGCATGGGGGAGGCGAAAGCCTGGTTCCTGCGCGAGATCCCACGGCTGTTCGCCCAACAGGAACGCCAGTAA
- the mtgA gene encoding monofunctional biosynthetic peptidoglycan transglycosylase, which yields MSKSGGKSLLGRPWFWLKRGVVALVGLWLLGILAFAFLPVPFSAVMVERQLSAWLSGDFAYVAHSDWVAMDDISPQMALAVMAAEDQKFPEHWGFDVAAIEKALSHNEKRPTRIRGASTLSQQTAKNLFLWDGRSWLRKGLEAGLTSGIELAWTKRRILTVYLNIVEFGDGVFGVEEASRRFFNKPAKRLTASEAALLAAVLPNPHRFKANAPSGYVIQRQQWIMRQMRQLGGEDFLRANKLN from the coding sequence ATGAGCAAATCTGGCGGCAAATCGCTGCTTGGCCGACCGTGGTTTTGGCTGAAGCGCGGCGTCGTTGCGCTGGTTGGTCTGTGGCTGTTGGGTATTCTGGCCTTCGCATTTTTGCCGGTGCCGTTTTCCGCCGTGATGGTCGAGCGCCAGCTCAGCGCCTGGCTGAGCGGGGATTTCGCTTACGTCGCCCATTCCGACTGGGTGGCGATGGACGACATCTCGCCGCAGATGGCGCTGGCGGTGATGGCGGCGGAAGACCAAAAATTCCCCGAGCACTGGGGGTTTGACGTGGCGGCGATCGAAAAGGCGCTCAGCCACAACGAAAAACGCCCGACGCGCATCCGCGGCGCTTCCACGCTGTCGCAGCAAACCGCCAAGAACCTGTTTTTGTGGGACGGGCGCAGCTGGCTGCGCAAAGGGCTGGAGGCCGGGCTGACGTCGGGCATCGAGCTGGCGTGGACCAAGCGGCGCATTCTCACGGTATATCTGAACATCGTGGAGTTTGGTGACGGGGTATTCGGCGTGGAAGAGGCTTCACGGCGATTCTTCAACAAGCCGGCCAAACGCCTCACCGCCTCCGAGGCGGCGTTGCTGGCGGCGGTGCTGCCGAACCCGCACCGTTTCAAAGCCAACGCGCCATCCGGTTACGTGATTCAGCGTCAGCAATGGATCATGCGCCAGATGCGCCAGCTGGGCGGGGAAGATTTTCTGCGTGCGAACAAACTGAATTAA
- a CDS encoding penicillin-binding protein activator, translating to MLSSTFVRTKAGRSKPVRLTAVIAAALFLAGCPSRAPQTPPANIQDEASASSDYYLQQLQQSSDDNKADWQLLAIRALLREGKLPQAGEQLKQLPKNLNGAQQAESQLLTAELQVANKSYVSARSTLSHLDSGSLSANQRVRYYQAQISANEGKASLPLIRAYIAQEPLLTGKAHQANLDQTWQALLQLTPQDMSSLVINANENVLQGWLDLLRVYQENKQDPDLLKAGIKDWQNRYPQNPAAKTLPARLNQVLNFTQASTSKIALLLPLNGQAKVFADAIQQGFEAAKNGGAVPAPAPQQPTNNPDQTAPANQPAAVSADPNANGAVSTSAPPADQAAVTAAQPATQPGAPITPPQAANAQIKVYDTTSQPLAALLTQAQQDGATLVVGPLLKENVDQLAGSTTTLNVLALNQPETPKDSPNICYFALSPEDEARDAARHIWDQQQRQPLLLAPRGALGDRVARAFNQEWQKLGGQTVLRQDIGSAGELRQMVNSGGIRMTGTPISAAPAPQSVTIAGLTIPAPPSDVPAAAGGSVDAVYIVATQSQLTLIKPMIDMATNSRGKPAMYASSRSYQAGAGPDFRLEMEGLQFSDIPLLAGANPQLLQQASSRFRSDYSLVRLYAMGMDAWTLANHFAEMRQLPGFQVSGTTGLLTASPSCVINRKLPWLQYRQGRVVPVS from the coding sequence ATGCTTTCCTCAACATTCGTTCGTACCAAAGCAGGACGTTCCAAGCCTGTCCGACTTACCGCTGTCATCGCGGCCGCCCTTTTCCTGGCAGGCTGTCCAAGTCGGGCCCCGCAAACGCCGCCCGCCAATATACAGGACGAAGCGAGCGCCAGCTCCGACTACTATCTGCAGCAGCTGCAGCAAAGCAGCGATGATAACAAGGCTGACTGGCAATTACTTGCTATTCGCGCACTGTTGCGCGAAGGGAAGCTGCCGCAGGCCGGTGAGCAGTTGAAGCAGCTGCCGAAAAACCTCAACGGCGCGCAGCAGGCGGAAAGCCAGTTGCTGACCGCCGAACTGCAGGTGGCCAACAAGAGCTACGTCAGCGCCCGCAGCACCCTGAGCCATCTCGACAGCGGCTCGCTGTCGGCCAACCAGCGGGTGCGTTATTACCAGGCGCAAATCAGCGCCAACGAAGGCAAAGCCTCCCTGCCGCTGATCCGCGCCTATATCGCGCAGGAACCGCTGCTGACCGGCAAGGCGCACCAGGCCAATCTGGACCAGACCTGGCAGGCGCTGCTGCAGCTGACGCCGCAGGACATGAGCAGCCTGGTTATCAACGCCAACGAGAATGTGCTGCAAGGCTGGCTGGATCTGCTGCGCGTCTATCAGGAGAACAAGCAGGATCCGGATCTGCTGAAAGCCGGCATCAAGGACTGGCAGAATCGCTATCCGCAAAACCCGGCGGCCAAAACGCTGCCCGCCCGACTGAATCAGGTGCTGAACTTCACCCAGGCCTCCACCTCGAAAATCGCCCTGCTGTTGCCGCTTAACGGCCAGGCGAAGGTGTTCGCCGACGCTATCCAGCAAGGTTTCGAGGCCGCGAAGAATGGCGGCGCCGTACCCGCACCGGCTCCGCAGCAACCCACCAATAATCCGGATCAAACCGCGCCGGCGAACCAGCCGGCTGCCGTTTCAGCGGACCCTAACGCCAACGGCGCGGTAAGCACCTCGGCGCCGCCGGCAGATCAGGCCGCCGTCACCGCAGCGCAGCCCGCCACGCAGCCTGGCGCGCCAATCACGCCGCCGCAGGCAGCCAACGCGCAAATCAAGGTATACGACACCACCAGCCAGCCGCTGGCCGCGCTGCTGACTCAGGCTCAGCAGGACGGCGCCACCCTGGTGGTCGGCCCGTTGTTGAAAGAAAACGTCGACCAACTGGCCGGCAGCACCACCACGCTGAACGTGCTGGCGCTCAACCAGCCGGAAACGCCGAAAGATAGCCCGAACATCTGTTACTTCGCCCTGTCGCCGGAAGATGAAGCGCGCGACGCCGCTCGCCATATCTGGGATCAACAGCAGCGCCAGCCGCTGCTGTTGGCGCCGCGCGGCGCCCTCGGCGATCGCGTAGCCAGAGCCTTCAATCAGGAATGGCAGAAGCTGGGCGGCCAGACCGTGCTGCGTCAGGACATCGGCTCCGCCGGTGAACTGCGCCAGATGGTGAACAGCGGCGGCATTCGCATGACCGGCACGCCGATCTCCGCAGCGCCAGCGCCGCAGAGCGTAACCATCGCCGGGCTGACCATTCCAGCGCCGCCGAGCGATGTGCCTGCCGCCGCCGGCGGCAGCGTCGACGCGGTGTATATCGTCGCCACCCAATCCCAGCTGACGCTGATCAAGCCGATGATCGACATGGCCACCAACTCGCGCGGCAAGCCGGCGATGTACGCCAGCTCGCGCAGCTACCAGGCCGGCGCCGGCCCGGACTTCCGCCTGGAAATGGAAGGCCTGCAGTTCAGCGATATCCCGCTGCTGGCCGGCGCCAATCCGCAGCTGTTGCAGCAGGCCAGCTCCCGTTTCCGCAGCGACTACTCGCTGGTGCGCCTGTACGCCATGGGGATGGACGCCTGGACATTGGCCAATCACTTTGCTGAAATGCGCCAGCTGCCCGGCTTCCAGGTCTCCGGCACCACCGGCCTGCTCACCGCGTCTCCAAGCTGCGTGATCAACCGCAAGCTGCCTTGGCTGCAGTACCGTCAGGGCCGGGTTGTTCCCGTCTCTTGA
- the diaA gene encoding DnaA initiator-associating protein DiaA, with translation MLDRIKACFTESIQTQIAAAEALPDAISRAAMTLVQSLLNGNKILCCGNGTSAANAQHFAASMINRFETERPSLPAIALNADNVVLTAISNDRLHDEVYAKQVRALGHTGDVLLAISTRGNSRDIVKAVEAAVTRDMTIVALTGYDGGELAGLLGQQDVEIRIPSHRSARIQEMHMLTVNCLCDLIDNTLFPHQDD, from the coding sequence GTGCTGGATAGAATTAAAGCCTGTTTTACCGAAAGCATCCAAACCCAGATCGCGGCGGCGGAGGCACTGCCGGACGCCATCTCACGCGCGGCGATGACGCTGGTTCAATCCTTACTCAACGGTAACAAGATCCTGTGCTGCGGCAACGGCACGTCGGCGGCCAACGCGCAGCATTTCGCCGCCAGCATGATCAATCGCTTTGAAACCGAACGCCCCAGCCTGCCGGCCATTGCCCTTAACGCCGACAACGTGGTGCTGACCGCCATCAGCAACGATCGGCTGCACGATGAGGTTTACGCCAAGCAGGTGCGCGCGCTCGGCCACACCGGCGACGTTTTGCTGGCGATTTCCACTCGCGGCAACAGCCGTGATATTGTGAAAGCGGTCGAAGCGGCGGTCACACGCGATATGACGATTGTGGCGCTCACCGGCTACGACGGCGGGGAGCTGGCCGGTTTGCTCGGCCAACAGGATGTCGAGATCCGTATTCCCTCGCACCGCAGCGCACGCATTCAGGAAATGCACATGTTGACCGTAAACTGCCTGTGCGACTTGATAGATAACACATTGTTTCCCCACCAGGACGATTAA
- the elbB gene encoding isoprenoid biosynthesis glyoxalase ElbB, with translation MKKVGVVLSGCGVYDGTEIHEAVLTLLALDRAGAQAVCFAPDKPQLHVINHLSGDEMPERRNILLESARIARGNIQPLALADAAQLDALIVPGGFGAAKNLSNFAAAGAECQVDEDLVKLTRQMYKANKPIGLMCIAPALLPRLLDQRVRLTIGNDPDLGEVIDAMGGEPVICPVDDIVVDSEHNLVTTPAYMLAQSIAEAAGGIDKLVARVLDLAE, from the coding sequence ATGAAAAAGGTAGGTGTCGTGCTCAGCGGCTGCGGGGTTTACGACGGTACGGAGATCCATGAAGCGGTGTTGACGCTGCTGGCGCTGGACCGCGCCGGCGCACAGGCGGTGTGCTTTGCCCCTGATAAACCTCAACTTCATGTTATTAATCACTTATCTGGCGACGAAATGCCGGAGCGGCGCAACATTTTACTGGAGTCTGCACGCATTGCCAGAGGGAATATTCAGCCGCTGGCACTGGCGGATGCCGCTCAGTTGGACGCGCTGATCGTTCCCGGCGGCTTTGGCGCGGCCAAGAACCTCAGCAACTTTGCCGCCGCCGGCGCTGAATGTCAGGTGGATGAAGATTTGGTTAAGCTAACGCGACAAATGTATAAGGCGAATAAACCAATTGGCCTGATGTGCATCGCACCGGCGCTGTTGCCGAGGCTGCTGGACCAACGGGTGCGGCTGACCATCGGCAACGATCCGGATCTGGGGGAGGTGATTGACGCCATGGGCGGTGAGCCGGTGATTTGCCCGGTGGACGATATCGTGGTGGATAGCGAGCATAACCTGGTGACAACCCCGGCCTATATGCTGGCGCAGTCGATCGCCGAAGCCGCTGGCGGCATCGACAAGCTGGTCGCGCGGGTGCTGGATCTGGCCGAATGA
- the rsmI gene encoding 16S rRNA (cytidine(1402)-2'-O)-methyltransferase — MNQHQQSVISASTLYVVPTPIGNLGDITHRALEVLKSVDLIAAEDTRHTGLLLQHFAISARLFALHDHNEQQKADQLLAKLQEGQSIALVSDAGTPLINDPGYHLVRRCREAGIRVVPLPGACAATTALCAAGVASDRFCYEGFLPAKTKGRKDTLMALAEEPRTLIFYESTHRLLESLQDMVTVWGPQRYVVLARELTKTWESIHGAPVGELLAWVQEDEVRRRGEMVLIVEGHKAQEDELPLEALRTLALLQKELPLKKAAALAAEIHGVKKNALYKHALEQQQQ; from the coding sequence ATGAATCAACACCAACAATCAGTCATTTCTGCATCAACGCTGTATGTGGTGCCCACTCCAATCGGCAACCTGGGCGATATTACCCACCGCGCGTTAGAGGTACTGAAAAGCGTTGATCTGATTGCGGCGGAAGACACGCGCCATACCGGTTTGCTGCTGCAACATTTTGCGATTAGCGCGCGATTGTTTGCGCTGCATGACCATAACGAACAACAAAAGGCCGATCAACTGCTGGCGAAGCTGCAGGAAGGCCAGAGCATCGCGCTGGTTTCCGACGCCGGCACACCGCTGATCAACGATCCCGGTTACCACCTGGTGCGCCGCTGTCGGGAAGCCGGCATCCGCGTGGTGCCGCTGCCGGGCGCCTGTGCGGCGACCACCGCGCTTTGCGCCGCCGGGGTAGCCTCAGACCGCTTCTGTTATGAAGGGTTCCTGCCGGCGAAAACCAAGGGGCGCAAGGATACGCTGATGGCGCTGGCAGAGGAACCGCGCACGCTGATTTTCTACGAATCAACCCACCGCCTGCTGGAAAGTTTGCAGGACATGGTCACCGTCTGGGGGCCGCAACGCTACGTGGTGCTGGCGCGCGAGCTGACCAAAACCTGGGAGTCTATCCACGGCGCGCCGGTGGGCGAGCTGCTGGCCTGGGTGCAGGAAGACGAAGTGCGGCGCCGTGGCGAAATGGTACTGATCGTCGAAGGCCACAAAGCGCAAGAGGATGAACTGCCGCTCGAGGCGCTGCGCACCCTGGCGCTGCTGCAAAAAGAGCTGCCGCTGAAAAAGGCGGCGGCGCTGGCGGCGGAGATCCACGGCGTGAAGAAAAATGCGCTGTACAAGCACGCGTTAGAGCAACAACAGCAGTAA
- the dolP gene encoding division/outer membrane stress-associated lipid-binding lipoprotein, with amino-acid sequence MKLKATFAVLFSALLLQGCIAGVVVGSAAVATKTATDPRSVGTQVDDGTLEARVENAMSKDQQLKKDARVVATAYQGKVLLTGQSPNADLTSRAKQIAMGVEGTTEVYNEIRQGTPVSLGTASSDTWITTKVRSQLLTSDTVKSSNVKVTTENGEVFLLGLVTQQEGQSAAQIASQVSGVKHVTTAFTYVK; translated from the coding sequence ATGAAGCTAAAAGCCACATTTGCAGTGCTGTTCAGCGCCCTGCTGTTACAAGGCTGTATCGCCGGCGTGGTGGTCGGCAGCGCGGCCGTCGCCACCAAAACCGCCACCGACCCGCGCAGCGTAGGCACTCAGGTGGACGACGGCACGCTGGAAGCCCGGGTTGAAAACGCCATGAGCAAAGATCAGCAGTTGAAAAAAGACGCCCGGGTGGTCGCAACCGCCTATCAGGGTAAAGTGTTGCTGACCGGCCAGTCGCCGAACGCCGATCTGACCAGCCGCGCCAAACAGATCGCCATGGGCGTGGAAGGCACCACGGAAGTGTATAACGAGATCCGCCAGGGGACGCCGGTCAGCCTGGGCACCGCCTCTTCCGATACCTGGATCACCACCAAGGTGCGTTCGCAGCTGCTTACCAGCGATACGGTGAAATCGTCCAACGTGAAGGTGACTACCGAGAATGGCGAAGTGTTCCTGCTGGGTCTGGTAACGCAACAGGAAGGCCAATCTGCCGCGCAGATAGCCAGCCAGGTCAGCGGCGTGAAACACGTCACTACCGCCTTTACCTACGTGAAGTAA
- a CDS encoding glutathione S-transferase family protein has protein sequence MGQLVDGVWQDIWYDTKSTGGRFKRSTSQFRNWVTADGQPGEHGVGGFNAQQDRYHLYVSLACPWAHRTLLMRKLKGLEHIIPVSVVHPLMLENGWTFGKDFPEATGDRLYNADFLYQLYLRADRQYTGRVTVPVLWDKQQQTIVSNESADIIRMFNSAFDGVGARAGDYYPAELRGKIDELNGWIYDRVNNGVYKAGFATSQAAYDEAVTELFAALERLEQILGQHRYLTGDRLTEADLRLWTTLVRFDPVYVTHFKCDKYRISDYLNLYGFLRDIYQMPGIAETVSLPHIRNHYYRSHATINPHGIISIGPAQSLDEPHGRDLRFR, from the coding sequence ATGGGACAACTCGTCGATGGCGTTTGGCAAGACATCTGGTATGACACGAAATCTACCGGAGGCCGTTTCAAGCGCTCAACCTCCCAGTTCCGCAATTGGGTGACCGCCGATGGCCAGCCGGGCGAGCACGGCGTTGGGGGGTTTAACGCGCAGCAAGACCGTTACCACCTGTACGTTTCCCTCGCCTGCCCTTGGGCGCACCGCACCCTGCTGATGCGTAAGCTGAAGGGGCTGGAACACATCATCCCGGTTTCCGTCGTGCACCCCTTGATGCTGGAAAACGGTTGGACCTTCGGCAAAGACTTCCCCGAGGCCACCGGCGATCGGTTGTATAACGCCGACTTCCTCTACCAGCTCTACCTGCGCGCCGACCGGCAGTACACCGGGCGCGTTACCGTGCCGGTACTGTGGGACAAACAGCAGCAGACCATCGTCAGCAATGAATCCGCCGACATCATCCGCATGTTCAACAGCGCCTTCGACGGCGTGGGCGCGCGCGCCGGCGATTACTACCCGGCGGAACTGCGCGGCAAGATTGATGAGCTGAACGGCTGGATATACGATCGGGTGAACAACGGGGTCTACAAGGCCGGCTTCGCCACCAGCCAGGCAGCTTACGACGAAGCGGTAACCGAGTTATTCGCCGCGCTGGAGCGGCTGGAACAGATCCTGGGGCAGCATCGCTACCTGACCGGCGACCGCCTGACCGAGGCCGACCTGCGCCTGTGGACCACGCTGGTGCGCTTCGATCCGGTGTATGTCACCCACTTCAAGTGCGATAAGTACCGTATCAGCGACTACCTCAACCTGTACGGCTTCCTGCGCGACATCTACCAGATGCCGGGCATCGCCGAGACGGTGAGCCTGCCGCATATCCGCAATCACTACTACCGCAGCCACGCCACCATCAATCCGCACGGCATCATTTCCATCGGGCCGGCACAGAGTCTGGATGAGCCGCACGGCCGCGACCTGCGCTTCCGCTAA